GGCCCGCTACCGCGGCTGGTCCCGGCGGCTTTCGGGGATCGCGCGGCTCGACGGCGAGCGGCCCCCGTCCCTGGTCGCGGGCGTGGCCCTGGAACGGATCCTCGACGAGATGCGGGAGCGGGAGCGGGCGGCCGCCCTGCCGGAGCCCGGCGCGGCCGGTGAGCGGCGGCACGTGGTGATGTCGGTCTACGACGACGCGGACGATCCCACCTGCCGGGGCGGCGAAGCACGGGTGGTCGCCAAGGTGGCCCGGCGGCTCGCCGAGGACTTCCGCGTGACCGTGGTGACGGCAGGCCGGCACGGCGGCACCGAGGAACGGGACGGCATCCGCTACGTCCGGCTGCCGGTGGGCCGGGCGGGCCCGCGCGCCGGGCGGCTGCTGTTCCTCGCGCTCCTGCCGTTCGTGGCCCGCCGGATCCGGCACGACCTGTGGATGGAGAGCTTCACTCCCCCCTTCTCGACGAGTCTGCTGCCCCTGACGACGGGCGCCCCCGTCGTCGGCATCCACCAGGGACGCGGCACCGAGACCCTGTGGCGGCGCTACCACCTGCCGTTCTTCCTGGTGGAGCGGCTCGGCCTGCGCTGCTACCGGCACATCGTGGTGCGGAACGCGGCGGACGGATCGGCGATCCGCAGGCTCAGCCCCCGGGCCGACGTGCAGGTCGTCCCCACCGGTGTAGAGCAGCGCCAACTCGACGAGGCCCGGCTCGGGGCCGGCCGGTTCATCCTCTTCCTGGGGCGGATCGACACCTGGAACAAGGGCCTGGACCTGCTCCTCGACGCCTATGACCGGGCCCGGCCCCCGCTCGACCTGCTGCTCGCGGGCAGCGGCACCCCGGCCGAGGAACGCCGACTCGCCGCGCTCGTCGCCGCGCACACCCGCGACCCCGAGTCCCGGATCCACTGGGTGAGGTGCGCCGGGGAGGACCGCAAGCGCCAACTGCTGCGCGACAGCGCCTTCCTGGTGGTGCCGTCCCGGCACGAGGCCTTCGGCCTGGTGGCCCTGGAGGGGATGTCGTACGGCAAGCCCGTCCTCCACTTCGACCTGCCGGCGCTGCGCTGGATGCGCGACGGCGGAGACGTGGCCGTGAAACCGTTCGACGTGGCGGCGTTCGGCGCGCGGATGACGGAGCTGGCCACGGACACGGCGCTCCGCCGCCGTCTCGGCCACCGCTCCGGAATCGCCGCACAGCACTACACCTGGGACGAGATGACGGGCCGCTACCTGGCCCTGGCCCACCGGCTCGTGGACTCACCCGCCGCCGTGCGGCGGCCGAGGAAGAGGGGTGCGTCATGGCAGACGACCCGCTGACCAGCTTCGTCCGGACGGTCCTCGGCTCCGGCGTCCCGATGATCGTGCTCTCGCCGCACCTGGACGACGCCGTCCTGTCCTGCGGCGCGCTGCTCGGCTGGGCGGGGCGGCGGGCGCCGGTGACGGTCGCCACGCTGTTCACGGAGGCCGCGCCCCCGCCGTACGCCCTCTGCGCCCGGCAGTACCTGAGGCAGACCCGGGCCCGTGACGCGGAGGAGCTCTTCGCCGACCGGCGCGAGGAGGACCGGCAGGTCCTGGAACTCCTGGACGTCGACTGGCGGCACATCGGCCTGGTCGACGGGCTGTTCCGGCGGCGGCCGCGGACCCGTCCGGGCACGGAGCGGCTGTCCCGGCTGCTGCCCGAACTGGCGCTCGTGTACCCGACGTACCGGATGCACCTGTCCCGGGGCCGGGTGTCCGCGTACGACGCCGAGACGCTGCGCGCCGTCGGGGAGACCGTCGACGCGCTGCTGCCCGCCCGTTCCGGCGGCCTGGTGCTGGCGCCCCTGGGGGTGGGCGGGCACGCCGACCACGTCCTGGTCCGCACCGCCGCCGAGCGGAGCGGCCGGCCGGTCGTGTACTACAGCGACTTCCCGTACAACCAGATCGCCGCCGACGACGACGGGTTCGCCGACCGGCACCGGCTGGTGGCCCGCGCCTGGGAGCGGGGCCTCGACCGGAAGGACGAGCTGATCCGGGGCTACCGGACGCAGACCGACGCCCTGTTCCCCGGGGGCCGCATCCCGCGCGCGCCCGAGGTGTACCTGCTGCCCGGGGCCGGAACCGCGACCGCTTCCCCTGCCGTCGGCCGTCGGCCCGGCACCAGGGCCAGGACCGCCGAAGGTGTGTCGTGACCGTCCTCGGCAGCTCCGCCGTGAGCGGAATCGCGGCCGGACCTGCGAGCGGACCCGTGAGCGGGCCCGCGGCCGGACCCGTGCGCCCGGCGCCGGGAGCACGGGCCACGGAGGTGTCCGATGGCCCGCGGTGAGCGGCGGCTCCGTGTCCTGCTCCTGACCGGCGGTCCGCTGGACGGGACGGAAGGCTGTGCCGCCCAGCTCGCCTCCGACGTCCTCGGGACGCTGCCGGACGTGGACTTCGTCTGGTTCTCCCAGTGGCCCGCCGGGCGGCCCCCGCCGGGACGCGGACGGCCCGTCCACGTCCTCTCCCGGGACGGGGGGCCGCACGTCTCCGTACGGGTGCAGTCCGTGCTCGCCGGGGCCGTGTTCGCGCGCCGGGTCGCCCTGGTGCACGCCTTCCTGACCATCGGCCGCGGCTTTCCGGTCTTCTCGTGGCTGCGCCCGCTGCTGCTCGGCGGACGGCCGGTCGTGCACACCGTGACCGGGCTGATGGACCCGAAGTATCTGACGCACACCCGGCCGCTGGGGACGACGGTCGCCCTGTCGGAGTCGATGGCCCGCCGGCTGCGGGCCGCGGACTTCGGGGACGTACGGGTCGTCCCGCCCATGATCGGCCTGGACGACTGGCCGTACCTGCCGCGTCCGCAGGGACTCCCCGCGGTCCTCTTCGTGGGGTACCACGAGCCGGGCGGCGGGGCGGAGGTCGCGATCGACGCCGCGGCGGAGGCCCAGCGGGAGGGGGCCAGGTTCCGCCTGGTGCTCGCCCTGCGCGGACGGCCGGGGCAGGACTCCGAGGCGCTGGCCGAGGCGCTGCGGGAGCGGGCCGGCGCGGCGGGGCTCACCGACTTCGAGGTGCGCGGCCACGTCGAGGACATGCACGCCCTGCTGGCCTCCGTCCAGGTGCTGCTGTTCCCGCCGTCCGTGCTGCGCGGCACCCCGGACATCCCGCTCACCGTGCTCCAGGCGCTGGCCTCGGGGCGGCCCGCGATCCTCAGCGACCTCCCCCAGTTCGCGGACTTCGGCCACGCCGTCCTGCGGGCCCCCGCGGGCGACCCGCGCCGCACCGGGCAGCAGTTGGCGTGGCTGCTCGACCAGCCGCGTTCCTGGGACATGCTCGCCGAGCGGGGGCGGGTCCTGGTCGAGGACCACTTCGGCCCCGAACGTTTCGCGGCCCGGTACGCGGCCCTCTACCGGGAGCTGCTGGCCTGAACCGGTGGTACCGCGGGGGACGGCCGTTCGGCCGTGAGCAGCAGCACGCCGGTGTCCCCGTACTCGGGCAGGGTGAGGTCCTTCGCGAGCCGGGCGATCCGCAGGCTGGTGGTGCGGGGGGCGAAGACGGCCCGCAGGGCGGCCTCGTCGACCGGGCAGGCGGGCCACACGGGACCGGTGCCGATGCGGTAGCTCGGCATGCGCTCCATGAAGGCGGCGAGGAGCGTGCCGCCGGGACGGACCGCGCGGACGAAGGCGGCGCAGACCGCGGTGAACTCGTCGACGTCCTCGGTGACGCTCTCGGCGACGAAGTGCATGGAGGCGAGGTCGTAGGTGTCGGGACGCAGGTCGTCGGCGGTGCCGCGGACGATCCGGACCCGGCGGAGCGCCTCGGCGCAGCTTTCCGGGAGGGCCGGGTCGAGGGAGCGGCAGAGCTCGTAGAAGGGCTGCCAGCTGTCGTCGATGCCGTGGGTGAGCTGTCCGCGCAGATAGCGGACGTTGGCGGCGCTGGGTTCGAGGGCGTCGACGTGGCGGGCGGCGGCGCCCGCGAGCATCAGCGGGTAGAGGTTGGGGCCCGCGCCGAGTTCGAGGGTGCGGAAGAGGCTGCCGGGGGCGAAGCGCCGGTAGACGGCCGCGTGGTGGCGGATGACGCCGATGTCGTAGGGGTGGAGCCCGCGGTAGTTCTCGGTGAGGTAGTCGTCGACCGGCCAGGCGTTCCAGTCGGCGTCCCGGTTGCGGCGCACCCGGCGGCCGCTCTCCGGGGCGTCCGGCGGGGTCCGGTCCATCACTCCTCCGCCGGCCTTCCGGCCGCGAGGGGGCGGGTGGCGGACTGGAGGGGGAAGCGCGCGGTGAGCTCCGTGAGGGCGGCGCACAGCTGGTCGATCTCCTCGTCGGTGTTGGCGGCGGTGATCTGGATGCGGAAGCCCACCCGGTGGCGCGGGACGAGCGGGTAGGACGCGAGCGTCACGTAGATGCCGTGCTCCCACAGGAAGGCGGCGACGGCGTCGAGGTCCTCGGCGTCGCCGAGCGGGATCTCGACGATCGGCAGGCCGTCCGTGTTGGGGGTGGCGATGCCCAGGCCCCGCACATGGGCGAGGACGCGGGCCGTCATGCGGTACAGACGGGCCCTGATCTCGTCCCCGCGCTCCTCGTTGACGTCGAGTCCGGCGAGGGCGGTGGCGAGCGAGGCGGTCGGTGAGGGCCCCGAGTACAGGTACGGGGCGGCCGCCACCTTGAGGTGGTCCTTGAGCCACCTCGGCACGGCGAGGAAGGCGAGCAGCGAGGAGAAGGCCTTGGAGAAGCCGCCGACCAGGACCAGGTTCTCGTAGGACTCG
The DNA window shown above is from Streptomyces vietnamensis and carries:
- a CDS encoding glycosyltransferase family 4 protein, translated to MAGPLLVAVSGPDGAGGSSLVRRLATLLGERGLTVVTVRCHGCFLCRRLPVPPRVRDAGEPGRGGWARRATDPERRGSWLHRAHALLDAAELAVRLTAARLLARARARRGQAVVVTDHGPLDGLVRSGLPDSSGAASAFRWIDRRYGLTLLVETWPDTPRGRGLEEIAGPPTVLWARYRGWSRRLSGIARLDGERPPSLVAGVALERILDEMRERERAAALPEPGAAGERRHVVMSVYDDADDPTCRGGEARVVAKVARRLAEDFRVTVVTAGRHGGTEERDGIRYVRLPVGRAGPRAGRLLFLALLPFVARRIRHDLWMESFTPPFSTSLLPLTTGAPVVGIHQGRGTETLWRRYHLPFFLVERLGLRCYRHIVVRNAADGSAIRRLSPRADVQVVPTGVEQRQLDEARLGAGRFILFLGRIDTWNKGLDLLLDAYDRARPPLDLLLAGSGTPAEERRLAALVAAHTRDPESRIHWVRCAGEDRKRQLLRDSAFLVVPSRHEAFGLVALEGMSYGKPVLHFDLPALRWMRDGGDVAVKPFDVAAFGARMTELATDTALRRRLGHRSGIAAQHYTWDEMTGRYLALAHRLVDSPAAVRRPRKRGASWQTTR
- a CDS encoding glycosyltransferase family 4 protein: MARGERRLRVLLLTGGPLDGTEGCAAQLASDVLGTLPDVDFVWFSQWPAGRPPPGRGRPVHVLSRDGGPHVSVRVQSVLAGAVFARRVALVHAFLTIGRGFPVFSWLRPLLLGGRPVVHTVTGLMDPKYLTHTRPLGTTVALSESMARRLRAADFGDVRVVPPMIGLDDWPYLPRPQGLPAVLFVGYHEPGGGAEVAIDAAAEAQREGARFRLVLALRGRPGQDSEALAEALRERAGAAGLTDFEVRGHVEDMHALLASVQVLLFPPSVLRGTPDIPLTVLQALASGRPAILSDLPQFADFGHAVLRAPAGDPRRTGQQLAWLLDQPRSWDMLAERGRVLVEDHFGPERFAARYAALYRELLA
- a CDS encoding PIG-L deacetylase family protein, whose translation is MADDPLTSFVRTVLGSGVPMIVLSPHLDDAVLSCGALLGWAGRRAPVTVATLFTEAAPPPYALCARQYLRQTRARDAEELFADRREEDRQVLELLDVDWRHIGLVDGLFRRRPRTRPGTERLSRLLPELALVYPTYRMHLSRGRVSAYDAETLRAVGETVDALLPARSGGLVLAPLGVGGHADHVLVRTAAERSGRPVVYYSDFPYNQIAADDDGFADRHRLVARAWERGLDRKDELIRGYRTQTDALFPGGRIPRAPEVYLLPGAGTATASPAVGRRPGTRARTAEGVS
- a CDS encoding class I SAM-dependent methyltransferase, with protein sequence MDRTPPDAPESGRRVRRNRDADWNAWPVDDYLTENYRGLHPYDIGVIRHHAAVYRRFAPGSLFRTLELGAGPNLYPLMLAGAAARHVDALEPSAANVRYLRGQLTHGIDDSWQPFYELCRSLDPALPESCAEALRRVRIVRGTADDLRPDTYDLASMHFVAESVTEDVDEFTAVCAAFVRAVRPGGTLLAAFMERMPSYRIGTGPVWPACPVDEAALRAVFAPRTTSLRIARLAKDLTLPEYGDTGVLLLTAERPSPAVPPVQASSSR